The genomic window GAACTTGCCGTCGGATGATAGGCGCGCGCGTGTACATGTGGAACAGAAGCTTTCCGAAACACTTGTAATGAAGCCAAGATAGGATTCTGCATCTTTGTGGCGGTAGACTTTTGCCACTTCGCCATAGTAGGCGGGATTCAGGGGTTCTATATCGAACTCGTCCTCGAGCATCGCAAGAATTTCCTTCTTCGTAATCACCTTATCAAAGTTCCAGCCATTATCGTTGCCCACATCCATGAATTCTATAAACCTGAGCGTGACGGGCATCGTCTTGAAGAACCTTGCCATAGGGAGTATCTCCTGTTCATTGAGGCCTTTCTGGACAACCATGTTGATCTTTATTTCAAAGCCGAGGGATATGGCATACTCGATCTGCTCGATGATCCTCGATGTACCGATGCCGCGGTCGTTGATCTGACCGAACAGTTCATCATCCATCGCATCAAGGCTGATGTTGAGCCTTCTCAGCCCCGCATCATACAGCTTCTTGCCATGCTTCTTGAGCAGCAGACCGTTTGTCGTCATTCCGATATCTTCGATGCCTTCTATTTGGTTGAGCCGGGCGATCAGCTCGTGCAGGTCTTTCCTCAACAGAGGTTCCCCCCCTGTGATTCGCAGCTTTTTGACACCGAGCGACGCATAGATTTTTGCGATGCGCTCCAATTCTTCAAATGAAAGGAGCTCGTCCTTCTTCATGAATTCGAAATCGTCCCCGAAAATCTCCTTCGGCATGCAGTAGCTGCACCTGAAGTTGCAACGGTCAGTCACTGATATCCTCAAATCGCGGATCGGCCTGCCAAATTTATCTGTAATGCTTTCTACCATAGGTATTCCTCCTCAGTGAATGTCCGTCTTTCTGTTTATATTCATGAACGTTCCGTTATCGATGTCATGAAGCGCTGCATCCACTTCGATCATTTCCTTCTTTTCAAATAAAGCACGCATGCTCCGCCGATTCTCTTCCAGCAGCTGTCTGATGGTTCTCGACAAATCGCTGCCCTGGTACACTGCAATGAGCGGGTGGAGGCGCTCGCCTTCCTTCGTGACGATGAGCGCATCCTTATGCTCGACCGCCCGGTCATGCAGTATCTGAAGCCAGGACGGCGCCACATAGGGGGCGTCACATGTTACGACGAGGAGCCTTTGCCCCGGAAAAGCTTCCGCCAATGCAAAGAGTCCCCCGAGGGGACCCTGACCCTGGAATTCAGGATGGTCCACAACCGTCTGATAGTCGTTGAAGTATGCTTTCAGACGCGCATTTGTACTGATCGCTATCCGGTCACACCTCCCGGACTCGACGAGGGAATCGAGAGCATGCCTGTACATCGGCCTGCCCTCCAGTTCGAAGAATGCCTTATCCTCCCCGAAACGCGTTGAGTTGCCTCCGGCCAACACGACGCCGATCGTCTCCGTCATCCGCCGCTCACTGGTGGAATCAGTGCAACCTCATCATCTTCATTTATGATCTGGTCATCCTTGACGAATGCCTCGTTGCAGGCCACCTGGAACACATCTCCTTCAAGTGATGGGAACTGCGTATATATCGCCTGCCTCAATTCGCCGGCCGTCATGGCGCCGGGGCCATCCAGTATGATGCGGCTTTCCCCGATCTTTTCCTTCAATCCTGCAAACAGCATTACCTTCATATCATTTCTCCTCCAAGCTTGGATGATACTGGCGCTGGTCGCCCATCCATTCTTCTCCGTCTTCCCATACTTCCTTCTTCCAGATGGGGACGATCTCCTTGATGCGCTCGATGGCATATTCATTGGCGCGGTAGCTATCTTTCCTGTGTGGAGCACTCGTCACGATGACGACCGCAATATCCGAAATTTCAAGCTTTCCGACACGGTGTGCAATCGTCGTCCGGACTCCCGGCCAACGTTCGCTGATCTCTTCCCCGATCTGGGCAAGCTTCTTCTCCGCCATCGGCTTGTAGGCCTCATATTCCAGGTGGACGGTCCGTGTTCCTTTCGTCCACTCCCTGACATGACCGGTGAACATGCATACAGCGCCCTGCTTTTCATCTATTGTATATTCGTGATACCGATTGATGTCAATCGCCTCATCCACTACTTCAAACTGTTTCATCATCAGAACTCCATTCGTCAAACCATTGGATAATATTACCCTCATCATACCGCATATCAGCATGCTTTAAAACATTCCGGAGGCCTATTTTATCTACATTTGTGTGACCATCCGTAAAAGAGTGGGTGAGTACGATTTTGGGGTATTCCTCCCGTTTGTAGCCTTCTATCAATAATACATCGACCTCCCCGGCAAGCTGCATCATCTGAGCCTCCAGGGACGGCTGTACATTTTCAGTCCGCACCGACATATTCGGCGTATTGAGTATTGTGAAATCTGCCCCTTTTTCAAGGAAGCTGCCTGTATCTGTACCTGCATCGATGACACCTTTATCCAGATGGTGGTGCTTGATGACTGCTACCCGCCTGCCTTTTGATTTCAGCAACGCCACCATACGCTGGATCAGGGTCGTCTTGCCTGTATTCTTGAATCCGACGACTTGCAGAACCTTCATAGGTCGAATTGCGAGGTGCCGGTCGTCATGTCGGTCATCATGACTTTGACACCGTCCCCTTTTTCATAGCCTCTCGTTCCCCCGGGCAGGACGATGATGCCGTTGCTTCTGGCAATTGATGTAACCGCATTCGATTTGTTGAAGCCGGCTGGTCTGGCATATACCCGGCCGTCACGGTAGTCGATCTCAGCCCGGACGAAACGGGTGAAGGGATTCGCCTTTTTGAAGTCTCCATCAAGAACCGCATCAAGAATCGGTGCATGGATGCGGTCGTGTCCCATCATCTTGAGGAGAGCCGGTCTCACGAAGAGTTCGAAACCGGTATAGCAGGCCGAAGGATTCCCGCTCAGACCAAAAAGCGGAGTGTCATCGAGCATGCTCACCGTCGTAACACTGCCCGGCCGCATACCGACCTTATTGAACAGCTCTACAGCACCCAGTGCTTCGTAAAGCTTCGGAAGATGATCATAATCGCCGACGGAGACACCGCCAGTCGTGATGATCGCATCCACTACCTGAAGCATCTCGCGCACCCTTCCAAGGAGTGCATCAAAATCATCCGCCTCCAGTGCATACATGCGTCCATCGATATTCATCCGTTTCAGTTGGCTCAAGATCATCGGCCCGTTGGAATTCCTTATCTTTCCGGGCTCAAGCGGTGCATCGATATCCACCAGTTCACTGCCGGTCGCAAGTATCCCGACGATCGGCTGACGGTATACCTTCACATGCTTGTAGCCGAATGTTGCCAATGTTGCCACAGCGCCTGGATTGATGAAGGTGCCCTCGGGCACTATCGTTTCGCCCTCCCTGCATTCCTCGCCCCGGATGGCGATATTCTCCCCAACCTCGAACGATTTCCTTACAGTAAATGTATTTCCCGCCTGCCGTGTCTGCTCAAACATGACGACTGCATCGGCACTCTCTGGGACCGGCGCACCCGTCATGATGCGGAAGGCTTCATTCTGCTTCAATTCGTAGTCGCTTGTCGAACCGGCCGGAACCTCGGCAACGACTTCAAATTCGACCCTGCTTTCCCCGGACGCCCCCGAAGTGTCTGCTGCGCGGATTGCAAAACCATCCATCGCAGATTTATCGAACAGCGGCACATCCATGGTCGCCTTCAAATCTTCACCAAGGATACGGCCATAACTCTCTGTATGGGAAACCGTTTCGACAGACAGTGGCTTTATGCGTTCCACGACCCGCTCCACTGCTTCTGTCACTGGGATGGGTGTACGATTCAAATTCATATCATCACTACTTTCGTCTTGTAGATTCTGTTATACTCATTGTACTAGAAAGG from Salinicoccus sp. RF5 includes these protein-coding regions:
- the moaA gene encoding GTP 3',8-cyclase MoaA, which codes for MVESITDKFGRPIRDLRISVTDRCNFRCSYCMPKEIFGDDFEFMKKDELLSFEELERIAKIYASLGVKKLRITGGEPLLRKDLHELIARLNQIEGIEDIGMTTNGLLLKKHGKKLYDAGLRRLNISLDAMDDELFGQINDRGIGTSRIIEQIEYAISLGFEIKINMVVQKGLNEQEILPMARFFKTMPVTLRFIEFMDVGNDNGWNFDKVITKKEILAMLEDEFDIEPLNPAYYGEVAKVYRHKDAESYLGFITSVSESFCSTCTRARLSSDGKFYGCLFAVEGFDIKQIMRKGISDDELVEVLTGVWNKRDDRYSDLRTEITAENRRKRNKINMSYIGG
- a CDS encoding molybdenum cofactor guanylyltransferase, whose translation is MTETIGVVLAGGNSTRFGEDKAFFELEGRPMYRHALDSLVESGRCDRIAISTNARLKAYFNDYQTVVDHPEFQGQGPLGGLFALAEAFPGQRLLVVTCDAPYVAPSWLQILHDRAVEHKDALIVTKEGERLHPLIAVYQGSDLSRTIRQLLEENRRSMRALFEKKEMIEVDAALHDIDNGTFMNINRKTDIH
- the moaD gene encoding molybdopterin converting factor subunit 1, whose protein sequence is MKVMLFAGLKEKIGESRIILDGPGAMTAGELRQAIYTQFPSLEGDVFQVACNEAFVKDDQIINEDDEVALIPPVSGG
- a CDS encoding molybdenum cofactor biosynthesis protein MoaE, coding for MKQFEVVDEAIDINRYHEYTIDEKQGAVCMFTGHVREWTKGTRTVHLEYEAYKPMAEKKLAQIGEEISERWPGVRTTIAHRVGKLEISDIAVVIVTSAPHRKDSYRANEYAIERIKEIVPIWKKEVWEDGEEWMGDQRQYHPSLEEK
- the mobB gene encoding molybdopterin-guanine dinucleotide biosynthesis protein B, which translates into the protein MKVLQVVGFKNTGKTTLIQRMVALLKSKGRRVAVIKHHHLDKGVIDAGTDTGSFLEKGADFTILNTPNMSVRTENVQPSLEAQMMQLAGEVDVLLIEGYKREEYPKIVLTHSFTDGHTNVDKIGLRNVLKHADMRYDEGNIIQWFDEWSSDDETV
- the glp gene encoding gephyrin-like molybdotransferase Glp, whose translation is MNLNRTPIPVTEAVERVVERIKPLSVETVSHTESYGRILGEDLKATMDVPLFDKSAMDGFAIRAADTSGASGESRVEFEVVAEVPAGSTSDYELKQNEAFRIMTGAPVPESADAVVMFEQTRQAGNTFTVRKSFEVGENIAIRGEECREGETIVPEGTFINPGAVATLATFGYKHVKVYRQPIVGILATGSELVDIDAPLEPGKIRNSNGPMILSQLKRMNIDGRMYALEADDFDALLGRVREMLQVVDAIITTGGVSVGDYDHLPKLYEALGAVELFNKVGMRPGSVTTVSMLDDTPLFGLSGNPSACYTGFELFVRPALLKMMGHDRIHAPILDAVLDGDFKKANPFTRFVRAEIDYRDGRVYARPAGFNKSNAVTSIARSNGIIVLPGGTRGYEKGDGVKVMMTDMTTGTSQFDL